Proteins from a genomic interval of Candidatus Binatia bacterium:
- a CDS encoding class I SAM-dependent methyltransferase: MSDNRSETEAITPENCVSCGSTLAERWAPVIDPQTRESFRVLVCPRCGLGHTAPRPRDLDPYYGAEYYQDGKRHGFSEQFRFRQRLRHVQKEKQSPARLLDLGCGSGGFLLVAAAAGFEVQGTDRGEAAALARSRGLNISESLQTLVDEPPFDVITAWHSLEHFADPTEELRQAHRALAPEGRLVLAVPDAGGWQARVHGRFGFALDVPRHLYHFDKHSLQQILSETGFTVETVHHQEIEFDVFGWMQSTLNALLPTPNLLFQRLTGKRAPDRPGETALSLLLGSLLFPFAVVATLVSTAVGRGGTLVVVARRS, from the coding sequence ATGAGCGACAACCGTTCCGAGACAGAGGCGATCACGCCCGAAAACTGCGTGTCCTGTGGAAGCACGCTGGCAGAGCGCTGGGCGCCTGTCATCGACCCGCAAACACGGGAGAGCTTTCGCGTTCTGGTCTGTCCGCGCTGCGGGCTCGGCCATACCGCGCCGCGCCCTCGGGATCTGGACCCCTACTACGGGGCGGAATATTATCAGGACGGCAAGCGGCATGGGTTTTCCGAGCAATTTCGCTTCCGCCAGCGGTTGCGCCACGTCCAGAAAGAAAAACAATCCCCGGCGAGACTACTCGACCTCGGCTGTGGCAGCGGAGGGTTTCTCCTCGTCGCTGCGGCCGCAGGTTTCGAAGTGCAGGGAACCGATCGCGGCGAAGCCGCCGCTCTCGCCCGGAGCCGCGGGCTGAACATCAGTGAAAGCCTGCAAACTCTCGTGGACGAGCCGCCCTTCGATGTCATCACGGCCTGGCATTCGCTGGAGCACTTCGCCGATCCGACCGAAGAACTGCGTCAGGCGCATCGCGCACTCGCCCCGGAGGGACGGCTGGTCCTCGCGGTCCCGGATGCCGGCGGCTGGCAGGCCCGCGTGCATGGACGCTTCGGTTTCGCGCTCGACGTGCCCCGACATCTCTATCACTTCGACAAGCATTCTCTGCAGCAGATCCTGAGCGAAACCGGATTCACAGTCGAAACGGTGCATCATCAGGAGATTGAGTTCGATGTCTTCGGATGGATGCAAAGCACCCTGAACGCACTTCTCCCGACGCCCAACCTGCTCTTTCAGAGACTGACCGGTAAAAGGGCACCCGATCGGCCCGGCGAGACAGCACTGAGCCTGTTGTTGGGTTCTCTTCTCTTTCCCTTCGCCGTCGTCGCGACGCTGGTTTCCACCGCCGTCGGACGCGGCGGCACTCTGGTTGTCGTCGCGCGACGCAGTTGA
- a CDS encoding OB-fold domain-containing protein, giving the protein MSLQREDFPLPDTRWEPTRKYWEAAARGELRIPQCARCGRWVWYPKADCPDCSHAEFIWTKLSGRANLFSHVVVRHAFLPQYQNLIPFVPALVVPVEAPEVRIATRIVEIEPEEIQIDMPLQVVFAPLQFDGVEATVVAPLFQPAP; this is encoded by the coding sequence ATGAGCCTGCAACGCGAGGACTTTCCCCTCCCGGATACCCGCTGGGAGCCTACGCGAAAATATTGGGAGGCCGCCGCTCGAGGGGAGTTGCGGATTCCGCAATGCGCCCGTTGCGGGCGCTGGGTCTGGTACCCGAAGGCAGACTGCCCGGACTGCTCCCATGCCGAGTTCATCTGGACGAAGCTCTCCGGGCGGGCCAACCTCTTCTCTCATGTCGTCGTGCGGCACGCCTTTCTTCCGCAGTATCAGAACCTGATTCCCTTTGTCCCCGCGCTGGTTGTTCCGGTCGAAGCGCCCGAGGTCAGAATCGCCACCCGCATCGTCGAAATAGAGCCTGAAGAGATCCAGATCGATATGCCCCTGCAGGTTGTCTTCGCACCCCTGCAATTCGATGGTGTCGAGGCGACCGTGGTCGCCCCCTTGTTTCAGCCCGCTCCCTAA
- a CDS encoding cation:proton antiporter has protein sequence MTQTAIGATALALMAGTLAQAFAARLGLPSIVLLLATGFLLGPDFLGLLDPSALAGGRETIVSLAVTIILFEGGLALDLDRLRRQQRSLLLLVTLGGAISMILGTLAARYAVGFSWSVSLLYGSLMIVTGPTVVTPLLSRLKIERRLRELLISEGVLIDPIGAIVALVAAEWVVGHAGLLESGWLVVMRLSLGAAAGFSSGVLLATVLKRQWIPEHLINPTVLGITLAVATFASGLSAEAGLMAAVAQGVTMANRQIPGIGKLRNFKEALTLILLAFLFVTLAAGLRLEYVEDLGWNALIVVGCLIWIARPLGVFLATYGSEMPLRERVFAAWICPRGIVAAAIAGLFHLQLEQSGIPGGAALEALVFVTVACTVTLQGLTARPVAWLLKIDFPSLLGTVIIGADAFSRQVGRLLTDLGRPVVHVDRNPALCERARAAKLVAVEGDALSLETLEAAGARYADVILALTGNNALNDLALQKASESFMAERYLGLGSDALPSEEGIRPGNVLFPGNFPGIQEASRLTRLEKLEITDRIATPRKDALKPLRDLPYGPGEFAVALVRNGAVNLATGDLQLSVGDMLYTARTTGQISPLDELFSGSQKKPPGPSG, from the coding sequence ATGACACAAACAGCCATCGGCGCCACAGCGCTCGCTCTCATGGCCGGAACGCTCGCTCAGGCCTTTGCTGCCCGTCTGGGACTGCCCAGCATTGTTCTGCTCCTTGCCACGGGGTTCCTGCTGGGGCCGGATTTCCTCGGCCTGCTCGACCCATCGGCGCTTGCCGGCGGCCGCGAAACCATCGTATCGCTTGCCGTCACGATTATTCTTTTCGAAGGCGGGCTGGCGCTCGATCTTGATCGACTACGCCGCCAGCAACGCAGCCTTCTGCTTCTGGTGACTCTTGGCGGGGCAATCTCGATGATTCTGGGCACCCTGGCCGCACGCTATGCGGTCGGGTTCTCCTGGTCTGTTTCGCTGCTTTACGGATCCCTGATGATTGTCACCGGGCCCACCGTTGTCACGCCGCTCCTCTCGCGTCTGAAGATCGAGAGGCGTTTGCGCGAACTCCTCATCAGCGAGGGCGTTCTGATCGACCCTATCGGCGCCATCGTTGCTCTGGTTGCCGCCGAATGGGTGGTTGGACATGCAGGCCTCCTCGAGTCCGGCTGGCTGGTAGTCATGCGGCTCAGCCTCGGGGCGGCTGCAGGCTTCAGCTCCGGAGTCTTGCTGGCCACGGTCCTGAAGCGCCAGTGGATACCGGAGCACCTCATCAATCCCACCGTCCTCGGAATCACGCTGGCGGTCGCCACATTTGCCAGCGGCCTCTCGGCCGAAGCCGGTCTGATGGCCGCAGTCGCACAAGGCGTCACGATGGCCAACCGGCAAATCCCCGGGATCGGCAAGCTGCGCAATTTCAAGGAAGCGCTCACGCTGATTCTGCTGGCATTTCTCTTCGTCACACTGGCCGCCGGCCTGCGGCTCGAATACGTGGAAGATCTCGGATGGAATGCCCTGATTGTCGTCGGCTGCCTGATCTGGATCGCACGTCCCCTGGGCGTCTTCCTCGCCACCTACGGCAGCGAGATGCCTCTGCGGGAACGCGTATTTGCCGCCTGGATCTGTCCGCGCGGGATTGTGGCGGCAGCCATCGCGGGATTGTTTCACCTGCAACTCGAGCAGAGCGGCATCCCCGGCGGTGCAGCCCTCGAAGCTCTGGTCTTTGTCACAGTCGCCTGCACGGTCACCCTGCAGGGCCTCACGGCGCGCCCCGTCGCCTGGCTCCTGAAGATCGACTTTCCCAGCCTGCTCGGTACCGTCATCATTGGTGCGGATGCCTTCTCTCGTCAGGTCGGGCGCCTGCTCACCGATCTGGGACGTCCGGTCGTGCACGTCGACAGAAACCCGGCACTCTGCGAACGCGCTCGCGCGGCCAAGCTGGTCGCGGTCGAGGGAGATGCGCTCTCTCTGGAAACGTTGGAGGCTGCCGGCGCCCGATACGCCGATGTGATCCTGGCGCTGACCGGCAACAACGCCTTGAATGATCTTGCCCTGCAAAAGGCGAGCGAGAGCTTCATGGCCGAGCGCTATCTGGGTCTCGGCTCCGATGCTCTGCCGAGCGAAGAGGGTATTCGACCGGGCAACGTTCTTTTCCCGGGGAACTTCCCCGGGATTCAGGAAGCCAGTCGCCTCACGCGTCTCGAAAAACTCGAAATCACGGACCGTATCGCTACCCCCCGGAAGGACGCTCTGAAACCACTCCGCGACTTGCCCTACGGCCCAGGGGAATTTGCTGTGGCTTTGGTGCGCAATGGCGCCGTGAACCTCGCCACCGGCGACCTGCAGCTATCCGTCGGCGATATGCTCTACACGGCACGAACGACGGGTCAGATCAGTCCTCTGGATGAGCTATTTTCCGGAAGCCAAAAGAAGCCACCCGGCCCCTCGGGCTAG
- a CDS encoding MATE family efflux transporter, translating into MKPSLGEHPFLERPHRTLFGLALPVLISLVAEPVTGLVDTAFMARAGGTSLAALGVGTVLLSGLFWAFNFLGIGTQTSVARALGSGDDRGARRASSTAALTALLLGVALALLAWPWIDAATRFMGADATMAMEARIYLEIRLFGAPAILLLLASFGALRGLQDMQTPLRIAVGLNLLNIALDYLLVFGAGPVRPMGLAGVAIASVISQWGGAVLAFFAAQSRLGGRALPDLKSVGELFVVGRDLVVRTGSLLLFLLLATRASTQLGEMEGAAHQAIRQSWVFGAFLLDAWAASAQSLIGFFLGAGETGTARRVAGISCGWALLTGLLLMFAMLGLESGAIWLLVPPPAESIFRSAWWIAAIAQPLNALSFVTDGIHWGTGDYRYLRNVMLLSTVTGAVALMTLPTDWSGSFVLVWWITVAWIGLRALFGLLRIWPGIGAARLQV; encoded by the coding sequence ATGAAGCCAAGCCTTGGCGAACATCCGTTTTTGGAACGGCCGCACCGCACACTCTTCGGGCTGGCGCTGCCGGTTCTGATTTCGCTGGTGGCGGAACCCGTTACGGGGTTGGTGGATACGGCCTTTATGGCGCGAGCGGGAGGCACCTCTCTCGCGGCGCTTGGCGTCGGTACGGTCCTTCTGTCGGGGTTATTCTGGGCCTTCAACTTTCTCGGAATCGGAACCCAGACATCGGTGGCGCGTGCGTTGGGATCGGGCGACGATCGGGGGGCGCGACGGGCCTCGTCGACCGCTGCCCTGACGGCCTTGTTGCTCGGTGTGGCGCTGGCTCTTCTGGCCTGGCCCTGGATCGACGCGGCGACTCGGTTTATGGGGGCCGATGCCACCATGGCGATGGAGGCGCGGATCTATCTCGAGATTCGTCTGTTTGGAGCGCCCGCAATCCTGCTCCTCCTCGCCTCTTTCGGGGCGCTGCGGGGCCTTCAGGATATGCAGACGCCGCTGCGGATCGCGGTCGGTCTGAACTTGCTGAATATTGCGCTCGATTACCTTCTGGTTTTCGGAGCAGGACCGGTTCGCCCCATGGGCCTGGCGGGCGTTGCGATTGCGTCGGTTATCAGTCAATGGGGGGGCGCCGTGCTCGCTTTCTTCGCGGCTCAAAGTCGGCTCGGGGGGCGCGCTTTGCCGGATCTGAAGTCCGTCGGGGAGCTTTTTGTTGTGGGACGGGATCTGGTCGTTCGAACGGGTTCTCTCCTCCTTTTTTTGCTCCTTGCCACGCGTGCCTCGACACAATTGGGTGAGATGGAAGGTGCGGCGCATCAGGCGATTCGGCAGTCGTGGGTTTTTGGTGCCTTTCTGCTCGATGCATGGGCCGCCAGCGCGCAGAGCCTGATCGGTTTCTTCCTGGGCGCCGGCGAGACGGGTACGGCACGGCGGGTGGCGGGGATCTCTTGTGGTTGGGCCCTGTTGACCGGTTTGCTTTTGATGTTCGCGATGCTCGGACTTGAATCCGGCGCGATATGGTTGCTGGTACCGCCCCCCGCAGAGAGTATTTTTCGGTCGGCCTGGTGGATCGCGGCGATCGCACAACCGCTGAATGCGCTTTCCTTTGTCACAGACGGCATTCATTGGGGCACCGGCGACTACCGATATCTGCGAAACGTGATGCTTCTGTCGACGGTCACGGGAGCGGTAGCCTTGATGACTCTGCCAACGGACTGGTCGGGATCTTTTGTTCTGGTTTGGTGGATCACCGTCGCCTGGATCGGCTTACGGGCTCTTTTTGGTCTGCTGCGGATCTGGCCGGGGATTGGCGCGGCCCGTTTGCAGGTCTAG
- a CDS encoding bifunctional alpha,alpha-trehalose-phosphate synthase (UDP-forming)/trehalose-phosphatase produces MSRLLIVSNRLPITVSRDGADLRVERSAGGLATGLSGPHSRSDALWIGWPGDVADFSRPELEGLHRRLDELRAAPVWIESEDVKAFYEGFSNGVLWPLFHYLLDQLPLYVEHFDVYERVNRRFADEVGRHYRPGDRIWVHDYQLMLLPAMLRERYPDARIGFFLHIPFPSSEIFRILPSREKLLEGLLGADLVGFHTAGYMRQFGSSILRVLGVAADVDRVLYQEREVRLGVFPMGIDVEKFVALTDSDEVRTRASELREKMGEKILLGIDRLDYTKGIRRRLLSYEAMLRRHPEYHGRVRLIQVAVPSRESVDAYQEFRHEVDAMIGRINGQFGTADWVPIHYLYRSLSDEELVSMYRAADVMLITPVRDGMNLVAKEFVAARTDDDGVLVLSEFAGAASELAEALMLNPFDIDRSAEIFVRALELPEEERRARMRGLRRRVLSYDVHRWVGSFLGTLEEAVEGEEAVGRMAADSPDLASLVESMRAAPKLQLLLGYDGTLVPVAAVPELSTPDDEILDLLRRLAARPNTEIHLISGAARKTIENQFGEIPIDLHAEYGFWSRAADSDQWKSRPKPEDMDWWQRVLDILENFTARTPGSLVEEKTVTLAWHYRWAEAEFGAFQANEIRTHLAQILSNSPAEIVSDAKVIEVRPFGLDKGTVVKPLVDGLANGTMVVGMGDDQTDEDLFASLPEGAISIHVGDGRSIATTRVPDIESVRRMLAGLL; encoded by the coding sequence ATGTCGAGACTTCTCATTGTATCCAACCGATTGCCGATCACGGTTTCTCGCGATGGGGCAGATTTGCGCGTCGAGCGGAGTGCCGGCGGTCTCGCCACCGGTCTTAGCGGACCGCATTCGCGCTCGGATGCCCTGTGGATCGGTTGGCCCGGGGATGTGGCCGACTTTTCGCGACCTGAGCTGGAGGGGTTGCATCGGCGACTCGATGAGCTGCGGGCGGCACCCGTGTGGATCGAGTCCGAGGACGTCAAGGCGTTCTACGAAGGCTTCTCCAATGGCGTCCTCTGGCCGCTCTTCCATTACCTGCTCGACCAGTTGCCGCTCTATGTGGAACATTTCGACGTTTACGAAAGAGTGAACCGGCGCTTCGCCGACGAAGTCGGCAGGCATTATCGGCCCGGCGATCGAATCTGGGTGCACGATTATCAATTGATGCTTCTTCCGGCGATGCTTCGAGAGCGCTACCCGGACGCGCGCATCGGATTCTTCCTGCACATTCCATTCCCCTCGTCGGAAATCTTCCGAATCCTTCCCTCTCGAGAGAAATTGCTCGAAGGCCTTTTGGGTGCGGACCTGGTCGGTTTTCATACGGCCGGATATATGCGCCAATTCGGCTCCTCGATCTTGCGTGTCCTCGGGGTGGCCGCAGACGTGGATCGCGTCCTCTATCAGGAACGAGAGGTTCGTCTGGGCGTTTTTCCGATGGGCATCGATGTCGAAAAATTCGTGGCGCTGACCGATTCGGATGAGGTCCGAACCCGCGCGTCCGAGTTGCGCGAAAAAATGGGCGAGAAGATTCTGCTCGGGATCGACAGGCTCGATTATACCAAGGGGATCCGACGCCGTTTACTGTCCTACGAGGCAATGCTGCGCCGGCACCCGGAGTATCATGGCCGGGTCCGATTGATTCAGGTAGCGGTGCCTTCGCGAGAGAGTGTCGACGCCTATCAGGAGTTTCGGCACGAAGTGGATGCCATGATTGGACGGATCAACGGACAGTTCGGGACTGCCGATTGGGTGCCGATCCATTATCTCTACCGCAGTCTGAGCGATGAAGAGTTGGTGTCGATGTACCGGGCGGCTGATGTGATGTTGATCACGCCTGTGCGGGACGGCATGAACTTGGTGGCCAAGGAGTTTGTCGCGGCCCGTACCGACGACGACGGCGTCCTGGTGCTCAGCGAATTTGCCGGTGCGGCGAGTGAACTGGCCGAGGCCTTGATGCTCAATCCGTTCGATATCGATCGCTCTGCCGAAATTTTCGTGCGGGCCCTGGAACTTCCGGAGGAAGAGCGCCGAGCGCGCATGCGTGGCTTGCGAAGAAGGGTGCTTTCCTACGACGTGCATCGGTGGGTCGGCTCCTTTCTGGGCACCCTCGAGGAGGCAGTGGAGGGTGAGGAAGCCGTGGGGCGGATGGCGGCGGACTCTCCGGACCTCGCCAGTTTGGTCGAGAGCATGCGAGCCGCTCCGAAACTCCAATTATTACTCGGCTACGACGGCACGCTGGTCCCGGTTGCGGCCGTACCCGAACTTTCGACACCCGACGATGAGATTCTTGATCTCTTGCGGCGATTGGCTGCTCGCCCCAATACCGAGATTCATCTGATCAGTGGTGCGGCGAGAAAAACGATCGAAAATCAGTTTGGCGAGATCCCGATCGACCTGCATGCCGAATACGGATTCTGGTCGCGCGCGGCGGACAGCGACCAGTGGAAGTCGAGACCCAAGCCGGAAGATATGGATTGGTGGCAGCGAGTTCTCGACATCCTCGAGAATTTCACGGCGCGAACGCCGGGCTCTCTTGTCGAAGAAAAAACGGTAACGCTTGCCTGGCACTACCGTTGGGCGGAAGCCGAGTTTGGTGCCTTTCAGGCCAACGAAATTCGCACCCATCTGGCGCAAATCCTGAGCAACTCTCCGGCGGAAATCGTATCGGATGCCAAGGTGATCGAGGTACGGCCCTTCGGTCTGGACAAGGGTACGGTGGTCAAGCCCTTGGTGGACGGACTTGCGAACGGAACAATGGTAGTCGGGATGGGCGATGACCAGACCGACGAGGACCTTTTCGCCTCCTTGCCCGAGGGGGCTATCTCCATTCATGTCGGGGACGGCCGGAGTATTGCCACGACAAGAGTGCCGGATATTGAATCGGTTCGTCGGATGCTGGCCGGACTCCTTTAG
- a CDS encoding histidine phosphatase family protein yields the protein MPQRNQVVLVRHAETAWSKSGQHTSFTDIPLTENGRRAARELRPILAGWDFSLAVSSPLQRARETAELAGISEGLDLDPGLTEWNYGEYEGITTAEIRKTVPEWTVFSHPCPGGETGAEVATRVDGVLERAREARGPVVLFAHGHVGRVVVCRWLGFEPSAGRHFVLSTGTITVLGWERETPAILRMNTLS from the coding sequence ATGCCGCAGCGAAATCAGGTTGTTTTGGTTCGTCATGCAGAAACCGCATGGAGCAAATCCGGTCAGCATACCTCCTTCACCGATATCCCGCTCACGGAAAATGGTCGCCGTGCAGCCCGAGAATTGAGACCGATCCTTGCCGGTTGGGATTTTTCGCTCGCCGTATCGAGTCCCTTGCAGCGTGCTCGTGAGACTGCGGAGCTCGCGGGGATCTCGGAGGGGCTCGACCTCGATCCCGGTCTGACGGAATGGAATTACGGAGAATACGAAGGCATCACGACCGCCGAAATTCGCAAGACCGTGCCGGAATGGACGGTTTTTTCCCATCCTTGTCCGGGAGGTGAGACTGGTGCCGAGGTCGCGACCCGGGTCGATGGCGTTCTCGAGCGTGCACGCGAGGCCCGCGGGCCGGTGGTGCTATTTGCACACGGACATGTCGGCCGTGTGGTCGTCTGTCGGTGGTTGGGGTTTGAGCCGTCTGCGGGTCGCCATTTTGTCTTGTCGACCGGGACGATCACGGTTCTCGGTTGGGAGCGGGAGACGCCGGCGATTCTGCGGATGAATACGCTTTCCTGA
- a CDS encoding DUF547 domain-containing protein yields MCAARRQWAFVVLVLAAVMLPVEHSEAVEAPFAAYGRLLGRYVAPGEVAGLQTHLVDYQAWAADPDYPQAIEALAAAKPPVGVPDREKIAFWINAYNFLAIKTVLDRYPMESIRDGGNFIFPIWKKTAGKVGGADRSLDEIEHEILRGQFAEPRVHMALVCASLSCPDLRVEIYSGARLDGQLEDQSQRFLANRGKGLRPGKAPDQAAVSSIFRWFENDFEAAGGVPAWILAHADAATRAEVVGLRDRGISYLEYDWSLNDRARVKSKGE; encoded by the coding sequence ATGTGCGCTGCAAGGAGACAATGGGCCTTTGTTGTTCTGGTGCTGGCTGCCGTGATGCTGCCCGTTGAGCACTCGGAAGCGGTCGAGGCGCCCTTTGCCGCCTACGGTCGACTTCTGGGCCGCTACGTCGCGCCGGGCGAGGTGGCTGGTTTGCAGACACATTTGGTGGACTACCAAGCCTGGGCCGCGGACCCTGACTATCCTCAGGCTATCGAGGCCCTTGCAGCGGCCAAGCCTCCGGTCGGAGTTCCCGACCGCGAGAAGATCGCTTTTTGGATCAATGCCTATAATTTTCTGGCGATCAAAACCGTATTGGATCGCTACCCGATGGAAAGTATCCGCGATGGAGGAAACTTCATTTTTCCGATCTGGAAGAAGACCGCCGGCAAGGTAGGCGGAGCCGACCGTTCTCTGGATGAGATCGAGCATGAAATTCTTCGCGGTCAGTTTGCCGAGCCCCGGGTCCATATGGCTCTGGTCTGCGCCTCCCTGTCTTGCCCCGACCTACGCGTGGAGATCTATAGCGGCGCTCGATTGGATGGACAGCTCGAGGATCAGTCGCAGCGGTTTCTAGCCAACCGAGGCAAGGGTTTGCGTCCTGGGAAGGCACCGGACCAGGCGGCCGTCTCCTCGATTTTCCGCTGGTTTGAGAACGATTTTGAGGCCGCCGGCGGAGTGCCGGCGTGGATTCTTGCGCATGCGGATGCCGCAACCCGCGCCGAGGTGGTGGGCCTGCGAGACCGAGGGATCTCGTATCTGGAATACGATTGGTCGCTGAACGATCGCGCTCGAGTGAAGAGCAAGGGAGAATGA
- a CDS encoding class I adenylate-forming enzyme family protein: protein MNPLATLIEDAARRHADQLAFIDRTTETRHTATYSQLLSQVRRSAYRLRKNGLQNQQRVLLAAANQLDFPAAWLGAIYAGATIVPAPILSSMRDLVFRLRHAQCDLAIVDQAREPLMREAIAIAGGSIGLMRIEDLAGPGDELDPADVGPDSLGMILYTSGTTGQPKGAGISQETLLGHTRVIAHEGLGLSAADTILGALPFTHSYGCRTAMLTTILCGAKCVLTPRFDAAESLQIAIEEDVSFIPAVPTMFARWGVLAPGERPERLHTCLAAGAPLADEIVLRAEERLGAPVRQAYGMTEATLATINAPPDPRVLGSVGLPASDSEIRILGEQGEILPDGERGEICIRGGGVMAGYIDDPAGTDQVLREGWMHTGDIGWVDPAGRLYVVDRIKDMIIRGGNNIYPAEVEAVLVEFHGVASAAVVGREHPIHGEEIVAVIEPVESGELDMQALQDHAARQLARNRLPREWAIVEALPLGPSRKVLKRELREQIRSGALPTSTRSLSGGSGRDPGQQNPPHDKE from the coding sequence ATGAATCCCCTCGCGACATTGATCGAAGACGCCGCCCGCCGACATGCGGATCAACTGGCCTTTATCGATCGGACCACGGAAACTCGGCATACGGCGACCTACAGCCAACTCCTGAGCCAGGTGCGACGCAGCGCCTACCGCCTGCGTAAAAACGGCCTGCAGAATCAGCAACGGGTACTTCTCGCCGCCGCCAACCAACTCGACTTCCCGGCCGCCTGGCTGGGCGCCATTTATGCGGGAGCCACCATTGTGCCGGCGCCCATCCTCTCCTCGATGCGAGATCTGGTGTTTCGCCTGCGCCATGCGCAATGCGATCTGGCGATCGTGGATCAGGCCCGTGAGCCGCTGATGCGCGAGGCAATTGCAATCGCTGGCGGCTCGATTGGCCTGATGCGCATCGAAGATCTGGCGGGCCCCGGTGACGAACTCGATCCGGCAGACGTCGGTCCAGACAGCCTCGGAATGATTCTCTACACATCCGGCACCACCGGCCAGCCCAAGGGCGCGGGGATCTCGCAGGAAACTCTGCTGGGTCATACTCGAGTGATCGCACACGAAGGGCTGGGACTCTCTGCTGCCGATACAATTCTCGGTGCCCTCCCCTTCACCCATTCCTACGGATGCCGCACGGCCATGCTCACCACGATTCTTTGCGGTGCCAAATGCGTGCTGACCCCGAGATTCGATGCTGCGGAATCCTTGCAGATTGCAATCGAAGAAGACGTTTCATTCATTCCCGCGGTGCCGACGATGTTCGCACGTTGGGGAGTTCTTGCCCCCGGAGAGCGGCCCGAGCGCCTGCATACGTGTCTTGCCGCTGGAGCGCCGCTCGCCGACGAAATCGTTTTGCGCGCCGAAGAGCGACTTGGCGCGCCGGTCCGCCAGGCCTACGGAATGACCGAAGCCACCCTCGCAACCATCAACGCGCCTCCGGACCCACGCGTCCTCGGCAGTGTGGGACTCCCGGCGAGCGATTCCGAAATCCGGATCCTCGGCGAACAGGGGGAAATTCTTCCCGATGGGGAACGCGGCGAAATCTGCATTCGAGGTGGCGGCGTGATGGCCGGTTATATCGATGATCCCGCGGGCACCGACCAGGTTCTTCGCGAGGGATGGATGCATACCGGGGATATCGGCTGGGTCGATCCGGCCGGCCGACTTTACGTGGTGGACAGGATCAAGGATATGATCATTCGGGGCGGCAATAATATTTACCCGGCCGAGGTCGAAGCCGTTCTTGTCGAATTCCACGGCGTCGCAAGCGCGGCGGTCGTCGGACGCGAGCACCCGATCCATGGCGAGGAAATTGTTGCCGTAATCGAACCCGTGGAGAGCGGAGAACTCGATATGCAGGCTCTTCAGGACCACGCAGCGCGGCAGCTCGCGCGAAACCGCTTACCCAGAGAATGGGCCATCGTCGAAGCGCTGCCTCTGGGACCTTCCCGGAAGGTCTTGAAGCGGGAGCTGCGCGAACAGATCCGCTCGGGTGCGCTCCCCACGAGCACCCGGAGCCTCTCAGGCGGATCGGGTCGCGACCCAGGCCAGCAAAACCCACCCCACGATAAAGAGTGA